One genomic window of Quercus robur chromosome 6, dhQueRobu3.1, whole genome shotgun sequence includes the following:
- the LOC126690077 gene encoding uncharacterized protein LOC126690077, which translates to MAMRWFDGLRLNSIDSFKQLTQAFGSRFITSSRVPWPLDSLLSLSIREGETLKAYLNRYWEMYNEIEGNYDNVAINTFKSGLPTEHGLRKSLIGKPVTSRANLWTGSTSIKGLKRTSSWEKAVNAVFRDPVHQVLEKIKNEPFFKWPNKIAGDPMKRN; encoded by the exons atggcgatgagatggtttgatggcctCAGGCTAAactccatagattcctttaagCAGCTGACCCAGGCCTTTGGCTCTCGCTTCATCACGAGTAGCAGGGTTCCTTGGCCCTTGGATTCCCTTCTGTCTTTGTCCATTCGAGAAGGGGAGACCTTAAAAGCCTACTTGAACaggtattgggagatgtataatgagatagaaGGTAACTATGACAACGTTGCTATCAACACTTTCAAGAGTGGCCTCCCAACTGAGCATGGTTTAAGAAAATCCCTAATAGGAAAGCCTGTCACTAGCCGCGCCAACTTATGGACCGGAtcgacaagtataaaagggttgaagaggacTAGCAGCTGGGAAAAG GCAGTTAATGCTGTGTTCCGAGATCCGGTACATCAGGTTttggagaaaatcaagaatgaaccgttcttcaaatggccaaataagataGCAGGAGACCCCATGAAGCGCAACTAA